The DNA region CGCGCCGTTCGTCGGCCACTGGGGCAGCAACGAGCCGGGGATCGCCGCGAGGCCAAGCATGAGCAGCAGCACGAGCGCGAGGCGCATCGACGTGACCTGCCGCCAGCCCCATCGGAGCCAGCCTCGCACGCCGAGTCGCGGCGCCGACCGGTACGCATAGTTGTCGACCGAGAAGCGCTTGGCCTGATCGAGCGGCGTCTGTTCGGGCTCGCTCATACCGCCACCCAGAAGCCGTCGATCCACTGCTGCATCTGCGTGGTGATCTGGCCCCACAGTCCCGTCACGAGCAAGAGCCCGAGCACCACCAGCACCGCGCCACCGGTGCGCATCAGGGCCAGCCGATGCCGCCGCAGCCAGCCAAGAATTGCCCGCGAGCGCTCAATCCACAGGGCGAGCACCAGGAACGGGATGCCCAGCCCGAGCGAATAGACCACGGCGAGGATCACGCCGCGGGTTGCGGTGGCCTCACTGAGCGACAGGGTCAGTACCGCCGCGAGAGTCGGGCCGATGCACGGGGTCCAGCCAAGACCGAAGACCACGCCGAGGAGCGGTGCACCCCACATGCCTGCCTTCGGTGAGACATGCACGCGCCTCTCGCGCTGCATGAAGGGCACCGAGCCAAGGAAGACGAAGCCCATCACCACCACGAGCACCCCCAGCAGCCGGGTGATGGTGTCGAGTTGGCCGCCGACGCGAGCTCCCAGGGAAGCGAACGCAACCCCCAAGACCACGAAGACCGCGGTGAACCCCGCCACGAACATGGCGACGCCAAGGACCAGCCGCGGCCTCGACGCTCGCCGGGTCGAACCTCCCACCGCACCCGCCCCCGCCATGCCGGACACGTAGCCCAGGTAGCCGGGCACGAGCGGCACGACGCACGGGCTCACAAAGCTGATGAGCCCCGCGAGCAGCGCCACGGGGATCGCCGCCAGCAGCGACCCGCTGAGGACCGTGTCTGCGAACGTTCCCCCGAGTCCTTGGATCACTCGGAGGCCCCAGACGTGCTGGCCCCTGCGGTGCGGGCAGCAGTCGCACCGGCACTTGCTGCGCCGGTCGTGGGGCTGGCCGACTCGCCGGAAACATTACCCGCGGCGTCAACGAGCGAGCGCAGCGTCGAGGGCTCGATGCGGCCCACCGAGCGGGCGGCCACGTACCCGTCCGGATCGATGATGAGCGCCGTGGGAACCGCGCGAACGGCCACGAGCCCCTGGAGCGCGGCGATGGCGGTTCCGTCGGCGCCGTTGAGCGACGGGTAGGTCACGCCGAACGTGCGCTCGAATGCCTTGGCGGTATCGACGTCGTCGCGCGTGTTGACGCCCAGGACGCTGACGCCGGCGAGCGCGTCGAGCTTGACCAGGTCGGGCGCCTCGGCGCGGCACGGCGGGCAGCCGGCGTACCACGTGGTGACCACCACCACCTGTCCACGGAAGTCCGCGAGGTTGACCGCGTTGCCGTTGAGATCCACGCCGCTGAGCTTGAGCGGACCCGGCCGGGATCCCACTGCCCACTCGGTGACGGCTCCGTCCCCCGATACATACCCTGGAGACGTGGCCGCGTCGGGAGGGGCGCACGCGGCGAGCCACAGCACCACCGCGATCACGATCGCGAGGAGCACCGCGAGCCTCGCTTTGCGCGTCATGACCGCGCCACGTGCGCGGCAGGGCTCGCGTACGTCATCGAAACTGGCTCGCCGTCCTCAAACACGAACGACGTCACCGACGCAAGGGCACACTCGCGCTTGCGCGGGTCGTGAAGAAACGAGCGGCCCTCAAAGGACAGTCGCGCCACCCAGATCGGCAATTGGTGGCTCACCATGACGGTGTCACCGTCGGGGGTCGCCGCCGCGGCCTCACGAATGGCCGCCCACATGCGGTCGGCCTGCTCCGTGAACGGCTCTCCCCACGACGGCTTCCACGGGTTGCGCAGTCGCCACCAGTTCCGGGGGTGAATAAAGTCCTTGACGCCGG from Demequina lutea includes:
- a CDS encoding cytochrome c biogenesis CcdA family protein, which translates into the protein MQGLGGTFADTVLSGSLLAAIPVALLAGLISFVSPCVVPLVPGYLGYVSGMAGAGAVGGSTRRASRPRLVLGVAMFVAGFTAVFVVLGVAFASLGARVGGQLDTITRLLGVLVVVMGFVFLGSVPFMQRERRVHVSPKAGMWGAPLLGVVFGLGWTPCIGPTLAAVLTLSLSEATATRGVILAVVYSLGLGIPFLVLALWIERSRAILGWLRRHRLALMRTGGAVLVVLGLLLVTGLWGQITTQMQQWIDGFWVAV
- a CDS encoding TlpA family protein disulfide reductase — encoded protein: MTRKARLAVLLAIVIAVVLWLAACAPPDAATSPGYVSGDGAVTEWAVGSRPGPLKLSGVDLNGNAVNLADFRGQVVVVTTWYAGCPPCRAEAPDLVKLDALAGVSVLGVNTRDDVDTAKAFERTFGVTYPSLNGADGTAIAALQGLVAVRAVPTALIIDPDGYVAARSVGRIEPSTLRSLVDAAGNVSGESASPTTGAASAGATAARTAGASTSGASE
- a CDS encoding histidine phosphatase family protein, giving the protein MPTVHLVRHGQVHNPDRVLYGRLPQFRLSEAGEMMAQSVADYLVAEKVPVKRVIASPLERARQTAAPIAAAFGLPVDTEPRIIEAGNVYEGERLQSGVKDFIHPRNWWRLRNPWKPSWGEPFTEQADRMWAAIREAAAATPDGDTVMVSHQLPIWVARLSFEGRSFLHDPRKRECALASVTSFVFEDGEPVSMTYASPAAHVARS